One genomic window of Evansella cellulosilytica DSM 2522 includes the following:
- the fliO gene encoding flagellar biosynthetic protein FliO, whose protein sequence is MQLKRVFLLTIVGVFLLLPSTYLADDWGEGNGNVGDMLNRTEHEPINSDQEEGSPAIVDSTEDDETFTVENNQSVLWLTIQMFLALGFIIFLIYGLLKFVNSKSKSFRQHSTLESIGGISLGSNRSVQVVRVGDKLFVLGVGDSIQLLKEIEDQEEVERVIQENKPKEVFDEPMMKLSTWFKERLNGATPSTDEKKNFQHLLNRELKEVKESKDRINQALKEKNND, encoded by the coding sequence GTGCAACTAAAAAGAGTGTTTTTATTAACCATTGTAGGAGTGTTCTTGTTACTCCCCTCTACTTACTTAGCAGATGATTGGGGCGAGGGGAACGGAAATGTTGGTGACATGCTCAATAGAACTGAACATGAGCCAATTAATAGTGATCAAGAAGAAGGCTCACCTGCAATTGTAGATAGTACTGAGGATGATGAGACATTCACAGTGGAAAACAATCAAAGTGTTTTATGGCTAACTATACAAATGTTTCTCGCACTTGGATTTATTATTTTCCTCATATATGGATTACTAAAGTTTGTAAATAGTAAAAGTAAATCATTCCGTCAGCACAGTACTTTAGAAAGTATTGGTGGAATTTCACTTGGTTCAAACCGGTCAGTACAAGTGGTACGTGTAGGAGATAAGTTGTTTGTATTAGGCGTTGGGGATTCTATTCAATTATTGAAGGAAATTGAAGATCAAGAGGAAGTAGAAAGAGTTATTCAAGAAAATAAACCAAAAGAGGTTTTTGATGAACCAATGATGAAGCTATCAACTTGGTTTAAAGAACGGCTTAATGGCGCTACTCCTTCAACGGACGAAAAGAAAAATTTTCAGCACCTTCTTAATAGAGAGTTAAAAGAAGTAAAGGAATCCAAGGATAGGATTAACCAAGCTTTGAAGGAGAAGAACAATGATTGA
- a CDS encoding response regulator — translation MAVKVLIVDDAAFMRMMIKDILTKNGFEVVGEAGDGAQGVEMFKEHKPDLVTMDITMPEMDGITSLKEIRKVDPNAKVIMCSAMGQQAMVIDAIQAGAKDFIVKPFQAERVLEAINKTLG, via the coding sequence ATGGCGGTAAAAGTATTAATAGTAGATGATGCTGCATTTATGAGAATGATGATTAAAGATATATTGACTAAAAATGGTTTTGAGGTAGTTGGTGAAGCTGGAGATGGTGCACAAGGAGTGGAGATGTTTAAAGAGCATAAGCCTGATCTTGTCACAATGGATATAACAATGCCAGAAATGGATGGTATCACATCTCTGAAAGAAATTAGAAAAGTGGATCCAAATGCAAAAGTCATTATGTGCTCTGCTATGGGGCAACAAGCGATGGTAATTGATGCGATACAAGCAGGAGCAAAAGACTTTATTGTAAAACCTTTCCAAGCTGAACGTGTACTAGAAGCGATTAATAAAACACTTGGGTAG
- the fliY gene encoding flagellar motor switch phosphatase FliY, giving the protein MSDMLSQEEINALLNGINLDEDDKDTEEKQESTINIEDYLSSIEQDALGEIGNISFGSSATALSTLLNQKVDITTPRVSIVKSSELDQQFPKPHIAVSVQYTVGFEGMNLLVIKNTDAAIIADLMLGNDGTNAGEELGEMQISAVQEAMNQMMGSASTSMSQIFNKRVDISPPDVEQLNLKEDPDKVTFPDDDVMLQISFDLKVGTLIDSKIMQLVSVEFAKDMVDQLLNPEPIEDITEKDANVNTQPVEETVTQQAFPQTNEQPQMDATNQHQSARQEPQFVSNGSRLPDRSAEVQPAAFSNFETPQLGNNEAKNLDMLLDIPLEVTVELGRTKRSIKDILELTQGSIIELDKLAGEPVDILVNQRLIAKGEVVVIDENFGVRVTDIVSKRERLNNL; this is encoded by the coding sequence ATGAGTGATATGCTATCGCAAGAAGAAATTAATGCACTTCTAAATGGTATTAACTTAGACGAGGATGACAAAGATACAGAAGAAAAACAAGAGAGTACAATTAATATAGAGGACTATCTCTCTAGTATTGAACAGGATGCACTAGGAGAAATTGGGAATATTTCTTTTGGAAGTTCGGCAACAGCTCTGTCGACATTATTAAATCAAAAGGTTGATATAACAACACCTAGAGTATCTATTGTAAAAAGCTCTGAACTTGATCAACAATTTCCAAAACCACACATCGCCGTCTCAGTTCAGTACACTGTAGGATTTGAAGGAATGAACTTATTAGTAATTAAAAATACTGATGCTGCAATCATTGCGGATTTAATGTTAGGGAATGACGGTACGAATGCTGGTGAAGAACTAGGGGAAATGCAAATTAGTGCAGTTCAGGAAGCGATGAATCAAATGATGGGATCTGCTTCTACCTCTATGTCACAAATATTTAATAAACGAGTCGATATTTCTCCTCCGGATGTAGAGCAATTAAATTTAAAAGAGGATCCTGATAAAGTTACATTTCCAGACGATGACGTTATGTTACAAATATCATTTGATTTAAAAGTAGGAACTTTAATAGATTCAAAGATTATGCAATTAGTAAGCGTTGAATTTGCTAAAGATATGGTTGACCAGTTATTAAATCCTGAACCAATTGAAGACATTACAGAAAAGGATGCTAATGTGAACACTCAACCTGTAGAGGAAACAGTTACGCAGCAAGCATTCCCACAGACAAACGAACAGCCACAAATGGATGCGACTAATCAACATCAATCTGCAAGACAAGAGCCTCAATTTGTTTCGAATGGTTCAAGGCTTCCAGATCGGTCTGCAGAAGTGCAACCAGCAGCTTTTTCTAATTTTGAAACACCACAATTAGGAAATAATGAGGCAAAAAACCTCGACATGCTACTCGATATTCCATTAGAAGTGACTGTTGAGCTTGGAAGAACAAAAAGGTCTATTAAAGATATATTAGAGCTTACTCAAGGGTCTATTATCGAATTGGATAAACTTGCTGGAGAACCAGTTGATATACTTGTAAACCAGCGATTGATTGCTAAAGGTGAAGTTGTTGTCATCGATGAAAACTTTGGAGTTCGAGTGACAGATATTGTTAGTAAACGAGAGAGACTAAATAATTTATAA
- the fliM gene encoding flagellar motor switch protein FliM: MADVLSQGEIDALLSALSTGEMDADELKKEETQKKIKVYDFKRALRFSKDQIRSLTRIHENYARLLTTQLSAQLRTYVQVAVASVDQLPYDEFIRSVPKMTILNVFEPFPLDGRFVIEVNPNIAYAMLDRMLGGQGEALNKVESLTEIETKILSQLFQRSLETLREAWESVVDLDPVMDEIEVNPQFLQLVSPNETVVVISLSTTIGEASGMMNICLPHVVIESILPKLSIHLWMQQKKKDRQPGELSALEKNLKQAPLDVIVELGQSQISIAEFLQLGENDVIELNQTIDDPLLVKLGNEPKYYSQPGKVKGKLAVQITDSIVKEGESDDE; the protein is encoded by the coding sequence TTGGCAGATGTCTTATCACAAGGTGAAATTGATGCCTTATTATCAGCACTATCTACAGGTGAGATGGACGCTGATGAATTAAAAAAAGAAGAAACGCAGAAAAAAATAAAAGTATATGATTTTAAGCGAGCCCTCCGGTTTTCAAAAGATCAGATTCGAAGTTTAACGAGAATCCATGAAAATTATGCTAGGTTATTAACGACTCAATTATCAGCTCAATTAAGAACATATGTACAAGTAGCGGTAGCTTCTGTTGACCAGTTACCATATGATGAGTTCATTCGTTCCGTACCTAAAATGACGATATTAAATGTATTTGAGCCTTTTCCATTAGATGGGCGCTTTGTTATCGAGGTCAACCCTAATATCGCTTACGCTATGCTTGATCGTATGCTAGGTGGCCAAGGAGAAGCATTAAATAAAGTCGAAAGTTTAACGGAAATAGAAACGAAAATACTTTCTCAACTATTTCAAAGGTCACTTGAAACTTTAAGGGAAGCATGGGAGTCGGTTGTGGATTTAGACCCTGTAATGGATGAAATCGAGGTCAACCCGCAATTTCTACAGCTAGTATCACCAAACGAAACGGTTGTAGTTATATCGCTTTCGACGACTATCGGAGAAGCATCGGGAATGATGAATATTTGCTTACCACACGTTGTAATAGAATCTATCCTACCGAAGCTATCGATCCATTTATGGATGCAGCAAAAGAAAAAGGATAGACAGCCAGGTGAATTGTCAGCACTTGAAAAGAACTTAAAACAGGCACCATTAGATGTGATAGTAGAGCTTGGTCAATCGCAAATTTCTATAGCAGAGTTTTTACAACTAGGTGAAAATGACGTTATCGAGCTAAATCAAACTATTGATGACCCACTGCTTGTTAAATTAGGAAACGAGCCAAAATACTATTCGCAACCTGGAAAGGTGAAAGGTAAGCTCGCTGTACAAATTACCGACAGTATTGTGAAGGAAGGTGAGAGTGACGATGAGTGA
- the fliL gene encoding flagellar basal body-associated protein FliL has protein sequence MVKNRLVNIMLIILITLTLIGVLATVLYTQVFQETRAEGEPTIDDILKVSVETEEITTNLLSNHIIRTQFVIQLDNDDAVNEFQKRDFQVENIIIQELSDMRESDFRGSEGIVKMQNGIKKRINEIMQSGEVVEVYMNKRMIQ, from the coding sequence ATGGTGAAAAATCGCTTAGTCAATATTATGTTAATCATATTAATCACCCTGACTCTTATTGGTGTGTTAGCAACAGTATTGTATACGCAAGTTTTTCAGGAAACGAGAGCTGAAGGGGAACCAACAATAGACGATATTTTAAAGGTTTCTGTGGAAACGGAAGAAATAACGACAAACTTATTGTCAAATCATATTATTCGAACGCAATTTGTTATTCAGCTAGATAATGATGATGCTGTAAATGAGTTCCAAAAAAGAGATTTTCAAGTTGAAAACATTATTATACAAGAGCTCTCAGATATGAGAGAAAGCGACTTTAGAGGGTCTGAGGGAATAGTAAAGATGCAAAATGGTATAAAGAAAAGAATAAATGAAATAATGCAGAGTGGTGAAGTAGTCGAAGTTTATATGAATAAACGAATGATTCAATAA
- a CDS encoding flagellar FlbD family protein — MIELTRLNNDKFILNALYIEQIQAFPDTTISLTNGKKIVVQEKECEVLEKANLFYQNIGLTSLNVKSIQQSEEG, encoded by the coding sequence ATGATTGAATTAACACGTTTAAACAATGACAAATTTATATTGAATGCATTATATATCGAGCAAATACAAGCATTTCCAGACACAACTATTTCACTTACAAATGGTAAAAAGATTGTTGTGCAAGAAAAAGAATGTGAAGTGTTGGAAAAGGCAAATCTTTTTTATCAAAATATAGGGCTTACATCCTTAAATGTTAAATCAATACAACAATCTGAGGAAGGGTGA
- a CDS encoding flagellar hook protein FlgE: protein MIRAMYAGIGGMKSFQTKLDVVGNNIANVNTSGFKKGRVTFQDLVSQQMSGAATPTDNRGGINPMQVGLGTSMGSIDTIHTQGSLQTTGRDLDIGITGDGFFIVNDGGQSYYSRAGNFYLDENGDLVNANGLRVQGYSVVDGELDTNTLGPLQIASGQLIPPQATDEAQFKGNLNSETQVGETVNVPYPVIDSLGNMHYLELTFQKQAGNEWTVQAGGQALGNVNFGNDGSFVAADDMTVNFNPGNNANPLNIELDFSRMSQYARNSTADIHYVSGNVDGTLESYSISQAGEIMGVFSNGEVRLLGQIALATFNNPGGLSKSGNNLYMVSNNSGNPQVGLAGDGGRGMLTGASLEMSNVDLSEEFTEMIVAQRGFQANTRMITTSDEILQELVNLKR, encoded by the coding sequence ATGATTCGAGCAATGTATGCAGGAATTGGTGGTATGAAAAGCTTTCAAACGAAGCTAGATGTTGTCGGAAACAATATTGCAAATGTAAATACTTCAGGATTTAAAAAAGGACGGGTGACTTTTCAAGATTTAGTGAGTCAACAAATGTCAGGAGCAGCAACACCAACGGACAATCGTGGTGGTATTAACCCAATGCAGGTAGGACTAGGTACTTCAATGGGTTCAATAGATACTATTCATACGCAAGGCTCACTCCAGACAACAGGACGAGACTTAGATATAGGGATTACTGGAGATGGATTTTTCATCGTCAACGATGGAGGACAATCATATTATTCACGTGCAGGTAACTTCTACTTAGACGAGAACGGAGACTTAGTAAATGCTAATGGATTAAGAGTTCAAGGCTATTCTGTAGTAGATGGCGAGTTAGACACAAACACTTTAGGGCCATTACAGATTGCTTCTGGTCAATTAATTCCTCCACAAGCGACGGATGAAGCGCAGTTTAAAGGTAATTTAAATTCAGAAACACAGGTTGGAGAAACAGTGAATGTACCTTATCCAGTAATAGACTCCTTAGGGAATATGCATTATTTAGAACTAACATTTCAAAAGCAAGCTGGAAATGAATGGACAGTTCAAGCTGGAGGACAAGCTTTAGGAAATGTGAATTTTGGTAATGACGGTTCATTTGTAGCGGCAGATGATATGACGGTTAACTTTAATCCTGGAAACAACGCCAATCCTTTAAATATCGAATTAGACTTTTCAAGAATGTCTCAATATGCTCGAAATTCAACAGCAGATATTCATTACGTTTCAGGTAATGTGGATGGTACCCTAGAAAGCTATAGCATATCCCAAGCTGGAGAAATTATGGGTGTTTTCTCTAATGGTGAAGTTCGCTTATTAGGACAAATTGCTTTAGCAACTTTCAATAACCCTGGTGGTCTTTCTAAATCTGGGAATAATTTGTATATGGTATCAAACAACTCTGGTAACCCTCAAGTTGGCTTAGCTGGTGATGGAGGGAGAGGAATGTTAACAGGTGCATCTCTTGAAATGTCAAATGTTGATCTTTCTGAAGAATTTACTGAAATGATCGTAGCGCAACGTGGTTTTCAAGCAAATACAAGAATGATCACTACTTCTGATGAAATACTGCAAGAATTAGTAAATCTGAAGCGTTAA
- a CDS encoding TIGR02530 family flagellar biosynthesis protein has protein sequence MNHKIMPHHMQQLLHKPISKQKQVNKSDVSFQTILNQSLDQSSLKISKHAEKRLQERGIQIPSEKWDEIHSKVMEAQTKGVNDSLVLTNDIALVVSAKNETVITAMDRSEAQSQIFTNINGAILMD, from the coding sequence ATGAATCACAAGATCATGCCTCACCATATGCAGCAATTATTGCATAAGCCAATATCGAAGCAAAAGCAAGTAAATAAGTCTGATGTGTCATTCCAAACAATCTTGAATCAATCTCTTGATCAAAGCTCGTTAAAAATAAGTAAACATGCAGAAAAAAGACTTCAAGAAAGAGGGATTCAAATTCCTAGCGAAAAATGGGATGAAATTCACTCAAAAGTGATGGAAGCACAAACAAAAGGTGTTAATGACTCATTAGTTTTAACTAACGATATTGCATTAGTTGTCAGTGCGAAAAATGAAACAGTAATTACTGCAATGGATAGAAGTGAAGCACAATCTCAAATTTTCACAAATATAAATGGTGCTATATTAATGGATTAA
- the flgD gene encoding flagellar hook assembly protein FlgD: MPNTINDSLYLSDFQKQQKARNTGDLDKDAFLRILITQLQNQDPLNPMEDKEFIAQMAQFTSLEQMTNMNTNLQKFLDSHQNQFVSHSELIGKEVQWERERVNEDGSKRMEVVEGVVTSVKFQNGSASLVIDDQHTVSTKDIQVIKSAK; the protein is encoded by the coding sequence ATGCCTAATACTATTAATGATAGTTTGTATTTATCAGACTTTCAAAAACAGCAAAAAGCAAGAAATACTGGTGATTTAGATAAGGATGCTTTTTTAAGAATTTTAATTACACAACTACAAAATCAAGACCCACTTAACCCAATGGAAGACAAAGAGTTTATTGCACAAATGGCGCAATTTACATCACTTGAACAAATGACAAATATGAATACGAATTTACAAAAGTTCCTTGATTCCCATCAAAACCAATTTGTTTCCCATAGCGAGTTAATCGGGAAAGAAGTTCAATGGGAGAGAGAACGAGTAAATGAGGACGGATCTAAAAGGATGGAAGTTGTAGAAGGTGTTGTAACATCTGTTAAATTTCAAAATGGATCTGCATCTTTAGTTATTGATGATCAGCATACAGTTTCAACAAAGGATATACAGGTGATTAAATCGGCGAAATAA
- a CDS encoding flagellar hook-length control protein FliK, which yields MIIPQMQLMNQVNSKIPEKDSMVEGNTVVSFDELLSSLLHGEGDSNLPNGSSMKLSDEINALRELLLLYAKNNESKVDDYDSQLFHDLTISDFIDVLRNTSDVAKETLDEAKTVIDVDFQVEKFVDMILSGVINEQIQQNQLLPSENVIKTVEDVFKVTLHDESVKSWQDMLRQMASQYEKFNNAVRSDHTVSSILNNLNHAFDENKLLAQVYATSLKQTDQGVASSTPVLAFDLSNSHMSRLQQMVVQHGQANNATPTEQQFIRQIETLLSRSQFKNLSNGMQQLSLKLHPQSLGRLDITIQQLNGVLVAKMMTTTAIARELMEGQLHQLKHALQSQNIQVERIEITQQQHTQNQAAKDNPEERHQQGEHSPQTTEQDEGEEELESFLELLEETINMNA from the coding sequence GTGATCATTCCACAAATGCAACTGATGAATCAAGTTAACTCAAAAATCCCTGAAAAGGATTCGATGGTTGAGGGCAATACTGTAGTCAGTTTTGATGAGCTTCTGTCATCTCTTTTGCATGGTGAAGGTGATTCAAACTTGCCAAATGGTAGTTCAATGAAACTCTCAGATGAAATAAACGCTTTAAGAGAGTTATTACTGTTGTATGCAAAAAATAACGAATCAAAAGTAGACGATTATGATAGTCAATTATTTCATGATTTAACGATAAGTGACTTTATCGATGTCCTGAGGAATACTTCAGATGTTGCAAAAGAGACTTTAGATGAAGCGAAGACGGTTATAGATGTAGATTTTCAGGTTGAAAAATTCGTCGACATGATTCTATCTGGTGTCATTAACGAGCAAATCCAACAAAATCAACTACTACCGAGCGAGAACGTGATAAAGACAGTTGAAGATGTGTTTAAAGTTACGCTACATGATGAAAGTGTAAAGTCGTGGCAAGACATGTTAAGGCAAATGGCGTCTCAATATGAGAAATTTAATAATGCTGTCAGATCTGATCATACAGTTAGTTCGATATTGAATAATTTAAACCATGCATTCGATGAAAATAAGCTATTAGCGCAAGTTTATGCCACTTCATTAAAGCAAACGGATCAAGGGGTGGCTAGTAGTACACCTGTTCTAGCATTCGACTTAAGTAATAGCCACATGTCTCGTTTGCAGCAAATGGTTGTTCAACATGGACAAGCTAACAACGCAACACCTACAGAGCAACAGTTTATTAGACAGATAGAAACATTACTTTCTCGAAGTCAATTTAAAAATCTAAGTAATGGCATGCAACAATTAAGCTTAAAGCTTCATCCGCAATCTTTAGGTAGACTAGATATAACGATTCAACAGCTGAATGGTGTGTTAGTAGCAAAAATGATGACAACAACAGCAATTGCTCGTGAATTAATGGAAGGCCAATTGCACCAATTAAAGCATGCTTTACAATCACAAAATATCCAAGTAGAACGAATTGAGATAACACAGCAGCAACATACACAAAATCAAGCTGCTAAAGACAATCCTGAAGAACGACATCAGCAGGGCGAACATTCCCCTCAAACAACTGAACAGGATGAAGGGGAAGAAGAATTAGAGAGCTTTCTAGAATTGTTAGAAGAAACGATAAACATGAATGCTTAG
- a CDS encoding MotE family protein, giving the protein MSENHKESKWQYFLMVILIPIIFAIILAGVLLHTTGIMNVGERLQQTVSFLPFIDSEEQVEEGEDEEGFSLEEEIANLEREVSSYASQIYQLELDLEDREAQITLLEDQLSTMEEHGEDVIDEDIVVTDIKEIIRTLEAMSASKAANILSEMTNEEAATYLRMMKVDTKSQIISRLDPADAAEIITILSE; this is encoded by the coding sequence ATGAGTGAAAACCACAAGGAGAGTAAATGGCAATATTTCTTAATGGTGATATTAATTCCTATTATTTTTGCCATTATTTTAGCAGGTGTATTATTGCATACGACAGGTATAATGAATGTTGGTGAACGCCTACAACAAACTGTTTCTTTCTTACCTTTTATTGATAGCGAGGAGCAGGTTGAAGAAGGTGAAGATGAAGAGGGCTTTTCCTTAGAAGAAGAAATTGCAAACTTAGAGCGTGAGGTATCTAGTTACGCTTCCCAAATTTACCAATTAGAGCTTGATTTAGAAGATAGAGAAGCTCAGATTACACTCCTAGAAGATCAATTATCCACAATGGAGGAACACGGGGAAGATGTTATTGACGAAGATATAGTTGTAACTGATATAAAAGAGATTATCCGAACATTAGAAGCAATGTCAGCTTCAAAAGCCGCAAATATTCTTAGTGAAATGACGAACGAGGAAGCTGCTACGTATTTAAGAATGATGAAAGTAGATACAAAGTCTCAAATCATTAGTAGATTAGACCCAGCTGATGCAGCAGAGATAATAACGATATTGTCTGAATAG
- the fliJ gene encoding flagellar export protein FliJ, translated as MPFQYGLQKVLEVKEHEKTEAELAYRDSMNHFENVATELYHQLKKKEDLLMAYDEKLKSGIPIGNIQHIQDTLQFLQKEINHLQRETQRTRDVMNAKQQKLSLKTVDVKKYEKMKERKFELYKLNEARLDNSFLDELSIQQFMKR; from the coding sequence ATGCCTTTTCAATATGGATTACAAAAAGTGCTTGAAGTGAAAGAGCATGAAAAGACAGAAGCTGAACTTGCATATAGAGACTCAATGAACCATTTTGAAAATGTTGCAACAGAGTTGTATCATCAGCTGAAAAAAAAAGAAGATTTATTAATGGCGTATGACGAAAAATTAAAGAGCGGCATTCCAATTGGAAATATTCAGCATATACAAGATACCCTTCAGTTTCTGCAAAAAGAAATTAATCATTTACAAAGAGAGACACAACGAACGAGAGATGTGATGAATGCAAAGCAGCAAAAGCTATCATTAAAAACTGTCGATGTAAAAAAATATGAAAAAATGAAAGAACGAAAGTTTGAGTTATATAAATTGAATGAAGCTAGATTAGATAATTCATTTTTGGATGAGTTATCTATACAGCAATTTATGAAACGATGA
- the fliI gene encoding flagellar protein export ATPase FliI has translation MFNNLIQEVDNLSSFKHYGKVSQVVGLMIESKGPRVSVGDICYILVGKTKPFRKIMVEVVGFRDENVLLMPFDATTEIAPGSLVEATNKPLQIKIGTSLVGQVVDGLGRPLDHTELKNGLTNFPTDNTPPNPLKRPRITEALSLGIRAIDGLFTVGKGQRIGIFAGSGVGKSTLMAMIAKNSEADINVIALIGERGREVRDFVERDLNEDGLKNTIVVVATSDQPALMRIKGAMTATAIAEFFRNQGLNVNLMMDSVTRVAMAQREIGLAVGEPPTTKGYTPSVFATLPKLLERSGTNEYGTITAFYTVLVDGDDLNEPIADTVRGILDGHLVLDRKLANKGQFPAINVLTSISRLMNDLVTPEHKLAADKVRNYLSQYYDSEDLISIGAYKRGTNKDLDEAIKLYPQVINYIKQDLHEQITIDDAVRHLISEFGGQ, from the coding sequence GTGTTTAACAATTTAATTCAAGAAGTGGACAACTTATCATCTTTTAAGCATTATGGAAAAGTTTCACAAGTTGTTGGCTTAATGATTGAGTCAAAAGGACCTCGTGTATCCGTAGGTGATATATGTTATATATTAGTCGGAAAAACGAAACCTTTTCGAAAAATTATGGTTGAGGTTGTCGGGTTTAGAGACGAAAATGTATTACTTATGCCATTTGATGCAACAACTGAAATTGCTCCTGGAAGCTTAGTGGAAGCAACAAACAAGCCTTTACAAATAAAAATAGGCACAAGTTTAGTAGGTCAAGTTGTTGATGGATTAGGGCGTCCATTAGATCATACTGAGTTGAAGAATGGCTTAACAAACTTCCCTACGGATAATACGCCACCTAATCCATTAAAAAGGCCAAGAATTACGGAAGCGTTAAGCTTAGGAATAAGAGCTATTGATGGCTTGTTCACCGTAGGTAAAGGCCAAAGAATTGGGATTTTTGCTGGAAGTGGTGTGGGGAAGAGTACATTAATGGCAATGATTGCCAAGAACTCAGAGGCTGATATTAACGTCATAGCATTAATTGGCGAACGGGGGCGCGAAGTTCGTGATTTTGTAGAAAGAGATTTAAACGAGGACGGTTTAAAAAACACAATTGTTGTTGTTGCGACTTCTGATCAACCGGCGTTAATGAGAATAAAAGGGGCTATGACAGCAACAGCGATAGCTGAATTCTTTCGAAATCAGGGGTTAAACGTCAATCTTATGATGGATTCTGTAACAAGAGTGGCGATGGCACAGCGTGAAATTGGTTTAGCTGTTGGTGAGCCGCCAACTACGAAAGGGTATACGCCATCAGTATTTGCTACTCTTCCAAAGCTTCTAGAACGAAGTGGTACAAATGAATACGGGACAATAACTGCATTTTATACAGTATTAGTAGATGGCGATGACTTAAATGAACCTATTGCCGATACAGTAAGAGGTATATTAGATGGGCACTTAGTGTTAGACCGAAAGCTCGCAAACAAAGGGCAGTTTCCAGCTATTAACGTATTAACAAGTATAAGTCGACTTATGAACGATCTTGTTACACCTGAACATAAGTTAGCTGCCGATAAAGTTAGAAACTACTTATCACAATATTATGATTCTGAAGATCTAATTAGTATTGGCGCATACAAAAGAGGTACTAATAAAGATTTGGATGAGGCAATTAAACTATACCCTCAAGTAATCAATTATATAAAGCAAGATCTACATGAACAAATTACTATTGATGATGCTGTAAGACATTTAATTAGTGAATTTGGAGGACAATAA
- the fliH gene encoding flagellar assembly protein FliH, which translates to MSKLIKSKNAKQIDESRKEIKLRTISYVRKNQSSLTPDNNDSASDVHYLEQKITDANLEAEQILANAKNEVERWQEDLKQAEANMQVEAEQRFQEAEENGRRQGYEIGLQEAHQQYAEKIEKARSIVSKAKEDALNHIEHAEKIMLDLSIKVAQKIVGSTIQSNQESWLYVLKEAISEVRLQEEIRVYVHPERYEKTLQHKEELMQIATHTRQLYIYPREDLDEDGCLVETPFGLMEASIDNQLSQLKIGLLEKLKEGEGNRV; encoded by the coding sequence TTGTCTAAATTAATTAAGTCTAAAAATGCCAAGCAAATAGATGAGAGTAGAAAAGAAATAAAGCTTCGTACTATCTCTTATGTGCGTAAAAATCAATCTTCGCTGACACCAGATAATAATGATTCAGCAAGTGACGTTCACTATTTAGAACAGAAGATTACAGATGCTAATTTAGAGGCTGAGCAAATTCTTGCAAATGCTAAAAATGAAGTGGAGAGATGGCAGGAAGATTTAAAGCAGGCTGAAGCAAATATGCAAGTAGAGGCAGAGCAACGATTTCAAGAGGCTGAGGAAAATGGCAGAAGACAAGGGTATGAAATTGGCCTTCAAGAAGCACATCAACAATATGCAGAGAAAATAGAAAAAGCTAGAAGCATAGTTTCAAAAGCAAAAGAAGATGCCCTAAACCATATTGAGCATGCCGAAAAAATAATGTTAGATCTTTCGATTAAAGTAGCACAGAAAATTGTCGGCTCTACTATACAATCTAATCAAGAATCTTGGTTGTATGTATTAAAAGAAGCCATTTCAGAAGTACGGTTACAAGAAGAGATTAGAGTATATGTACATCCAGAAAGATATGAAAAAACATTACAGCATAAAGAAGAGTTAATGCAAATAGCAACACATACTAGACAATTATATATATACCCGAGAGAGGACCTAGATGAGGATGGCTGTCTAGTGGAAACGCCATTCGGGCTAATGGAAGCTAGCATTGATAACCAGTTGTCACAGTTAAAAATAGGGTTACTAGAAAAGCTCAAAGAAGGTGAAGGTAACCGTGTTTAA